In Humulus lupulus chromosome 7, drHumLupu1.1, whole genome shotgun sequence, the following are encoded in one genomic region:
- the LOC133792555 gene encoding uncharacterized protein LOC133792555 has product MAAANALIAMREALTENEEEPVLKSNLEEKKEEKEEEKDEQKVVDMDLSGEEMGSWNGSDDGNENVNEDGYGYGYGNGSENENENEDEDEDEDRKREVEENDDEDGGVEENKSGNETFFGSEVNNGSSEMDIRRTGMVVVFESISIQ; this is encoded by the exons ATGGCGGCGGCTAACGCTTTGATCGCCATGAGGGAGGCCCTTACG GAGAACGAGGAAGAGCCGGTTCTGAAATCGAATTtggaggagaagaaagaagaaaaagaagaagagaaggatgagcaaaaggttGTTGACATGGATTTGAGTGGAGAAGAAATGGGGAGCTGGAATGGAAGTGATGATGGAAATGAGAATGTGAATGAGGATGGGTATGGGTATGGGTATGGGAATGGGAGTGAGAACGAGAATGAAAACGAGGATGAGGATGAAGATGAGGATAGGAAGAGAGAAGTAGAAGAGAACGATGATGAAGATGGTGGAGTGGAAGAGAATAAGAGTGGAAATGAGACATTCTTTGGCAGTGAAGTAAATAATGGTAGCAGTGAGATGGATATAAGAAGAACGGGTATGGTGGTGGTATTCGAAAGTATCAGTATCCAGTGA